The Hippoglossus hippoglossus isolate fHipHip1 chromosome 4, fHipHip1.pri, whole genome shotgun sequence DNA window AAGGAAGCCGGAGAACAAGCTGTCGGCCCAGCTAGGGTCTGCAAATAAACCGTTCTGGTCCTGGTAGAAGATTTCCAGCCACACCTCATCTTCTGGGTTCAGGTAAATCACAGTGGACCCAGAGGCCACGTCATGATTTCCCGTGTTGCCATCAAAGGTTTTGATGCGAAACTCGCCATTCTGCACCAGACCAATAGCCAGGTGTTTGTTTGCCAGTGTAATGTCATATGAAAAAAAGTAAACGCCAGGGTATGCACAGATAAACTTGCCCGTCTGTGGGTTGTAGTGTCCGCCCTCATTATAGAGGACTTTATTGAACTTGATGGGGGTCTTCTCTAATGGGTAGCTGCTGGTGATTCCCATAGAGAAGGCCGATTTAGGCAGCAGGCTGCCACATCTGCAGACTCCTGCGGTGCCGCGTGGCCCTTGTTTGCCCTTgtcccctttctctccctcacggCCCAGAGCACCGAATGGGCCCACATCTCCACTCCCTCCTGTAGGGCCTCGTTTCCCTGCAGGGCCACGGTCACCTCGCTCTCCAATCTTACCTGTTGGGCCAACCCTGCCCTTCCACCCTGAAAACGAAAAATCGCGTTGACGTCATAATTTCTGAAGCATCATCCCCTATGAGTTTCTGTTGTGCACTTGTTGAGCTAGACTATGTAAAAAGAAATACTCAATGGAAATACAACTCCCCACCGTGAGTCAAGTGTTAAGTTATGCTTGGAACACAGCCACTTTGACATTGCTACAGCACGCATTTGGCTTATGTCCAGCTGACTACATCGTCAGAGTAAATATCCTGGAGCTAGGAAACACTGTGAATCACCATATGTCTGTGCAAGAACAGTAGGCGAAGCTGAATTTGTACTTTCATGTTAAGATGAGGTTGTTTGTCTGAATTCCTGTTTCGACACATAATGGAAACCTCAGGTGCATGACTATCACTTATCACTGAGAGATTTATTGCCGGTTGGCCTGCATAGATGATATCAGTCCACTCTTTCTGCTggaagagacagacacaggccATCACATATCATGGCAATATTTAGCCAGCTTTACCCGATACAATATTTTCATTCTGGTTcatctaaaaacaaaatgagaagtATACCAAGCTGTGAGCAACAGCTTGATACACTGAGTGTTGTTGGAAACTTGgaacagggtgaaaacatattgTACAGCATCTATAGGGAAACATTCACTGCAGGTTAAGACCCTTCGCAGCCATCACAAAAATGTAGACTCAGCCTGTGCTGCCTCTATGAGTATAAACTATGAAATATGAAGGAGTGGCAGCcagatggaaagaaaatgtatgtCTTAACAATTGCATTGAAACAGCAAGAATTCTTAGCTCAATGCCAATATGCTGTTTTTGTTATCTGTTGATTGTTAAATCAGCCAACCACTGTCCACTGCTAGCTAGATCTTATACTTAAAAATCTGACAAAGGCAaacacactgtgtttttgtaaaatataagttatctattttaaaatatatttaaattctgCCAACTATGAATCATCTTGACATTGGGAAAAACGTCAATGTTGATGCAACAAACATCCCAGGTTGGCTTGTGATCATGCATCTTTGCTCCCATGCCATATCACGCATGCACATAACCCATTTGCTTTGTACTGTACATGAGGCTCATGGCCTTTTGGGTAAGTTGGAGGCCTGTTATCACAGAGTTATCGTTCATCTTTCCACCTTCAGTAGGTGCTATTCTAAACAGCTCCTACAAAGCTTGTCTAACACCTTTTAAACAACAGTATGAATAGTTCAGTAAGcagttatcttttttttttaaagtttcctgtGCCAGCTTTTCTCTTGCACAAACTGGTggcatttgtgtatttgtacacaTGAACTGACACTTTATCTGTCTAGGCTTCATATTATAcctgtttctcccttttctcccttttcacCCTTCCTGCCATCTCTGCCATCTCTTCCTGGGATACCCACATTCCCATCTGCTCCCGGGGGCCCGGTGGGGCCAGGTTTACCAGGCAGGCCCGGTGACCCAGGGACACTGCAGATTAGACGTGGTGCTCCTTTCAGCTTGGTCTCAAACAGCTGTCCAACGACACAGTGGAACAGGCAGACTACCCCCATTGACAGCCACATCTTCgaatctgtaaataaaaacaacaatatcaaGAGAATTTTACCAACTTCTAATTTGTCTTTTGGAAAATATTGCCAGCCCCACAAACAGGTTCTGAACAGAGATGAGATCATGTTATCAGTTTTCACAATGCCGTAAAAAAAATTCTTAGTGATGTTGTCAAGTACAGCATGAGACCAGATGTTATTTTTGTAATGAGAAACAATAGCTGTTTGAATCAGTCTTGCATGCTGATGTTCTCATCCACAGCTAAATTGCACGTGAGAGACTCTAAATGAAATTCTTTGTCCCTGTTCTAAGTCTTCtttttttgcaaaaacattCCCAAGTCAtgacacaacatccagcacaatCCCTGTTAGGGGAGCCTAATTTAGACGCAAGCATGAGCAGTGAGAGGTATTACACATTAATGTTACACAAAAGGAGGTCTAATCATGTGTGGCTATCTCttataaagagaaaaacaccatCAAAACTTCATTTGAAAACATACTGGGCATTAAACACTtcatatgaacacatactggacatcaGAAACTCGATATGAATACACAATGGACATCAAACATACCATATGAACACACATTGGACATCAAATACTCCATAGGGACACATACTGGACATCAAAAACTTGATATGTACACATACTGGACATGTAACATTCCACATGAACATAACCTGCACATCAAACACTTGATAGGGACACATACTGGACATGTAACATTCCACATGAACATAACCTGCACATCAAACACTTGATAGGGACACATACTGGACATCAAACAGTCCATTTTGACACACATTGGACATCACACACTCCATAGGGACACATACTGGACATCAAACGCTTGATATGGAAACATAATCAACATCAAACACTTGATATGGACACATTATCAACATCAAACACTTAATATGGACACATTCTGGACAAATCTCTTGGGGGAGTTCGAACATGAAGAAAGATTTGTCGATTGGATTAGCACGCTTGTTCTTTGCATATTTGCCCGTGTGGGCGTGAGAATGTTAGTCCTGCATCTGCTCCTTGGCTGGCTGGCTGTCTCTGGTCGGAGGGGGCTTTGgaacatgtgtgtcttagcatTGCAACATGCTCTCCATGTCATTACACATTAGGTTTGTCTGTAACTGCAGGATGCCTGCAGATCAGACAAAATATTTGTCTACTACAGGAGAATAAACACGATGAGATAAACAGGACGGACACAAACACTCCTGCAAacccacccacacaaacacgacTGGAACAAGCAGAACCGAACAATCGTGTTTTTGATTTCAGGGTAGTGAACTGGTCACTGAGCCAGTGTGAGGTCCTGTGAGAGAGTAACCCCGCCCGCTAGTTCCACTCTGCAGCAATGATGTCAGCAAATGgctatcattaaaaaaaaaactcctttaACTGTGTGCATGAGGACATATGGTGAatgtatgtaaacacacacagatatacaaaCACACCCCTAGATGTTTAAAAAGGAGGTGATGGCAATATAGAGACGTTAATGTCCCATTGAGAACTTCTCTAAAAACACTGGTTCTTATTGAGCCAGGCAGATTCTTCAGGCATATtgaaacacttttatttgtgtGCTTCACTGAACATGAGCAGACTCTGTGACGTCTAAATCCTTTAAAAGTGATTGTGTACCATCTACAGAATGTGAATATGTTTGGATAAATGAACACACTTAGAAGCCATGCATGTATATACGACACATTGGAACACTGACACAGACTGCCAGGTTTGTATTCAAGTTATAGAAGTCATGCAGAGAAACTTAAAATCTTGAAAATGTGGTGGTGTCCACCATTTGTGAATGAAGGATGTTGTGTGATagtcaacaaacaaactagTTCTCTTACCCCACACCTAGTAGCTGTTCATCACTGCTGAGTGTCTTCGTCCTATCTGCTCAGATCCTGGCTTACTCGATAATTTGAGTCCCCGATGAACATGTTCCTTTCTCTGCTGTGCTCTCGGGTGTCAGTGACAGTGTGTTGTagtggaacagcagcagcagcagcaggcttgTTTCACTCCATCCAATCCTTCCTGCTTCCACCTACCCACCCCGTATCCACACCCTTCCCTCTGCCTCATGCACTCCCCAAGGCGAACAGCTCTGCCCCAGGCGAACTCTGGTTGTGCATTCAGTGTGAACTCCCATTATGTCATGGATAAAGACTCCTCTCAGATGAGACATTTAGTGTAGATGTCAGCAACTTGAAGAATGACACTTTTGAGTTATGAGAAGCCAGATTAATAAACGTCAGAAGTCATTTCTCAGTCAATTTGACCTCAGAGTTGTTCTCAACTGTATTTCAGACATTGATCCCTAGATGGCGCCAATGGGTATGTTGAGTGACCTTTGTAGATGTGAGTCAAAAATGTATCACAGAGACCAAGATGA harbors:
- the LOC117760681 gene encoding complement C1q tumor necrosis factor-related protein 7 gives rise to the protein MWLSMGVVCLFHCVVGQLFETKLKGAPRLICSVPGSPGLPGKPGPTGPPGADGNVGIPGRDGRDGRKGEKGEKGETGWKGRVGPTGKIGERGDRGPAGKRGPTGGSGDVGPFGALGREGEKGDKGKQGPRGTAGVCRCGSLLPKSAFSMGITSSYPLEKTPIKFNKVLYNEGGHYNPQTGKFICAYPGVYFFSYDITLANKHLAIGLVQNGEFRIKTFDGNTGNHDVASGSTVIYLNPEDEVWLEIFYQDQNGLFADPSWADSLFSGFLLYADTNYFDALAEDYL